One Nocardioides luti DNA window includes the following coding sequences:
- a CDS encoding (2Fe-2S)-binding protein, which yields MTQINLTVDGAQVSDDVEPRMLLVQYLREKLGKTGTVIGCDTSNCGACTVHLDGTSVKSCNVLAVQADGSEVTTIEGLAKDGELHQVQESFRECHGLQCGFCTPGMIMQSVDLLKENPNPSEQEIRLGLEGNLCRCTGYHNIVKAVQHAAAQGGAS from the coding sequence ATGACCCAGATCAACCTCACCGTCGACGGGGCGCAGGTCTCCGACGACGTCGAGCCGCGGATGCTGCTCGTGCAGTACCTCCGCGAGAAGCTCGGCAAGACCGGCACCGTCATCGGGTGCGACACCAGCAACTGCGGTGCCTGCACCGTGCATCTCGACGGCACGTCGGTGAAGTCGTGCAACGTCCTGGCCGTGCAGGCCGACGGGTCCGAGGTCACGACGATCGAGGGGCTGGCCAAGGACGGCGAGCTGCACCAGGTGCAGGAGTCCTTCCGCGAGTGCCACGGCCTCCAGTGCGGCTTCTGCACCCCCGGGATGATCATGCAGAGCGTCGACCTGCTGAAGGAGAACCCGAACCCGTCCGAGCAGGAGATCCGCCTGGGTCTCGAGGGCAACCTCTGCCGCTGCACGGGCTACCACAACATCGTCAAGGCCGTGCAGCACGCGGCCGCGCAGGGAGGTGCCTCGTGA
- a CDS encoding xanthine dehydrogenase family protein molybdopterin-binding subunit: MTLTEDEMIATEPDAGKEIGRDRRRKEDQRLITGRTRWTDNIVLPGMLHIAMVRSPFAHATITNVDKSAAEASPNVVRVISGKDVAEEQGGLPNAWPITPDQVTPVHPPIAVDRATFAGEIVAVVVARSAAAARDAAELVDVDYDELPAALDLKESAEASADNGGALAHPDLGTNKSAFWKFDSAEAGTGGNVDEAIEKARGDGIVLEREYRQQRLIPAFMEPRSTVVDPTGEQITMWSATQIPHVLRFLLAAVTGVSEAKIRVIAPDVGGGFGGKLQTTPEEFITFLLARQLGKPVKYTETRSESLMAAHHGRDQWQKLTLSAEKDGTVTGFKVELLADLGSHVSLIGGGVPVLGAFMFNAIYKFPAYQFSVQTVLTNKTWTDAYRGAGRPEATYGIERMMDELAAELGRDPLEVREQNWIKHEEFPFTSVAGLEYDSGNYEAATERAKELFGYDDLRAEQQQRRDAGDRVQLGIGVSTFTEMCGLAPSRVLGSLDYGAGGWEHASVRMLPTGKVELLTGASAHGQGHETAFSQIVADRLGVAFEDVEVLHGDTQIAHKGMDTYGSRSLVVGGEAVVKAADKVIEKAKVIAAHLLEASADDVEFSGGRFTVKGTDQGLAMAEIALATFAAHNLPDGVEPSLDSDATYDPVNFNYPHGTHLCAMEVDTETGQVTMRKYAACDDIGNIINPMIVSGQLHGGLVQGIAQALWEEAVYDDAGTLVSGSFVDYLLPTAADTISFDLDHTTSPATTNSLGTKGVGEAGTIASTPAVVNAVVDAVRHLGINDIRMPCTPERVWKAINDARGGAQAETEGAAAHHFDAEAAQAGDMEGTTDRTTGGTSA; this comes from the coding sequence GTGACGCTCACCGAGGACGAGATGATCGCCACCGAGCCCGACGCGGGCAAGGAGATCGGGCGCGACCGGCGCCGCAAGGAGGACCAGCGGCTGATCACCGGTCGGACGCGCTGGACCGACAACATCGTGCTCCCGGGCATGCTGCACATCGCGATGGTGCGCAGCCCCTTCGCGCACGCCACCATCACCAACGTCGACAAGTCCGCGGCCGAGGCGTCGCCGAACGTCGTCCGGGTGATCTCGGGCAAGGACGTTGCCGAGGAGCAGGGCGGCCTGCCCAACGCCTGGCCGATCACGCCCGACCAGGTCACCCCGGTGCACCCGCCGATCGCGGTCGACCGCGCCACCTTCGCCGGCGAGATCGTGGCCGTCGTGGTGGCCCGCTCCGCCGCCGCCGCGCGTGACGCCGCCGAGCTGGTGGACGTCGACTACGACGAGCTGCCCGCCGCGCTGGACCTCAAGGAGTCCGCCGAGGCCAGTGCTGACAACGGGGGGGCGCTCGCGCACCCCGACCTGGGCACCAACAAGTCGGCGTTCTGGAAGTTCGACTCGGCCGAGGCCGGCACCGGCGGCAACGTCGACGAGGCCATCGAGAAGGCCCGGGGCGACGGCATCGTGCTCGAGCGCGAGTACCGCCAGCAGCGCCTGATCCCTGCCTTCATGGAGCCCCGCTCCACGGTCGTGGACCCGACCGGCGAGCAGATCACGATGTGGTCGGCCACCCAGATCCCGCACGTGCTGCGCTTCCTGCTGGCGGCCGTCACCGGCGTCTCCGAGGCCAAGATCCGCGTGATCGCCCCCGACGTGGGTGGCGGCTTCGGCGGCAAGCTGCAGACCACGCCGGAGGAGTTCATCACCTTCCTGCTGGCCCGCCAGCTCGGCAAGCCGGTGAAGTACACCGAGACCCGCTCCGAGTCGCTGATGGCCGCCCACCACGGGCGTGACCAGTGGCAGAAGCTCACCCTGTCGGCCGAGAAGGACGGCACGGTGACCGGCTTCAAGGTCGAGCTGCTGGCCGACCTGGGCTCGCACGTCTCCCTCATCGGGGGCGGCGTCCCGGTGCTCGGCGCGTTCATGTTCAACGCGATCTACAAGTTCCCGGCCTACCAGTTCAGCGTCCAGACGGTGCTGACCAACAAGACCTGGACCGACGCCTACCGCGGCGCCGGGCGCCCGGAGGCGACGTACGGCATCGAGCGGATGATGGACGAGCTCGCCGCCGAGCTCGGCCGGGACCCGCTCGAGGTCCGCGAGCAGAACTGGATCAAGCACGAGGAGTTCCCGTTCACCTCGGTGGCCGGCCTCGAGTACGACTCCGGCAACTACGAGGCCGCCACCGAGCGGGCCAAGGAGCTGTTCGGGTACGACGATCTGCGCGCCGAGCAGCAGCAGCGCCGCGACGCGGGTGACCGGGTGCAGCTCGGCATCGGCGTCTCGACCTTCACCGAGATGTGCGGCCTCGCGCCGTCGCGGGTGCTGGGCTCGCTCGACTACGGCGCCGGCGGCTGGGAGCACGCGAGCGTGCGGATGCTGCCGACCGGCAAGGTCGAGCTGCTCACCGGCGCCTCCGCCCACGGCCAGGGTCACGAGACGGCGTTCAGCCAGATCGTCGCCGACCGCCTCGGGGTGGCCTTCGAGGACGTCGAGGTCCTGCACGGCGACACCCAGATCGCGCACAAGGGCATGGACACCTACGGCTCGCGCTCGCTGGTCGTCGGCGGCGAGGCCGTCGTCAAGGCGGCCGACAAGGTGATCGAGAAGGCCAAGGTCATCGCGGCCCACCTGCTCGAGGCCTCGGCCGACGACGTCGAGTTCTCCGGCGGCCGGTTCACGGTCAAGGGCACCGACCAGGGCCTGGCCATGGCGGAGATCGCGCTCGCGACCTTCGCCGCGCACAACCTGCCGGACGGCGTGGAGCCCTCGCTCGACTCCGACGCGACGTACGACCCGGTGAACTTCAACTACCCGCACGGCACGCACCTGTGTGCCATGGAGGTGGACACCGAGACCGGCCAGGTGACGATGCGGAAGTACGCCGCCTGCGACGACATCGGCAACATCATCAACCCGATGATCGTCTCCGGGCAGCTGCACGGCGGGCTGGTCCAGGGGATCGCGCAGGCGCTCTGGGAGGAGGCGGTGTACGACGACGCCGGCACGCTCGTGTCCGGGTCGTTCGTGGACTACCTGCTGCCCACCGCGGCCGACACGATCAGCTTCGACCTCGACCACACCACCTCGCCGGCGACGACCAACTCGCTCGGCACCAAGGGCGTCGGTGAGGCGGGCACCATCGCCTCGACCCCCGCGGTCGTGAACGCCGTCGTCGACGCGGTCCGGCACCTCGGCATCAACGACATCCGGATGCCCTGCACCCCCGAGCGCGTGTGGAAGGCGATCAACGACGCCCGCGGTGGCGCGCAGGCCGAGACCGAGGGAGCCGCGGCGCACCACTTCGACGCCGAGGCCGCCCAGGCCGGCGACATGGAAGGCACCACCGACCGCACGACCGGAGGAACGAGCGCATGA
- a CDS encoding SRPBCC family protein has protein sequence MDLTHRFTVPTTVDQTWAHFQDIASVAECFPGATVTSVEGDTFQGSCKVKLGPIALVYNGSGTFVEKDEAEHRFVVDAKGKDKRGNGTAGAKVTLTMAEAAGDATDVVVVTDLNITGKPAQFGRGVMQDVSDKLLGQFVACLETRLAGGAPEPSGGSGTPPTSASPVADAGTPEAAAAAEAPAPAAPPAPAAAAAPPLRPVTSAPQHAREDDALNLGATVVPILLKTYAKPAAAVLAVLALIGWLVRRR, from the coding sequence ATGGACCTCACCCACCGCTTCACCGTCCCCACCACGGTCGACCAGACCTGGGCGCACTTCCAGGACATCGCGTCCGTGGCCGAGTGCTTCCCGGGTGCGACCGTCACCTCGGTCGAGGGCGACACCTTCCAGGGCTCCTGCAAGGTGAAGCTCGGCCCGATCGCGCTCGTCTACAACGGCTCGGGCACCTTCGTCGAGAAGGACGAGGCGGAGCACCGCTTCGTCGTCGACGCGAAGGGCAAGGACAAGCGCGGGAACGGTACGGCGGGGGCGAAGGTCACGCTGACCATGGCGGAGGCCGCGGGCGACGCGACCGACGTCGTCGTCGTGACCGACCTGAACATCACCGGCAAGCCGGCGCAGTTCGGCCGCGGCGTGATGCAGGACGTGTCCGACAAGCTGCTGGGCCAGTTCGTGGCCTGCCTCGAGACCCGGCTCGCCGGAGGAGCCCCTGAGCCCTCCGGCGGGTCCGGCACACCGCCGACGTCCGCTTCCCCCGTGGCGGACGCCGGTACGCCGGAGGCCGCGGCGGCCGCGGAGGCACCCGCGCCCGCCGCGCCTCCGGCTCCTGCCGCCGCGGCCGCACCGCCGCTGCGACCGGTCACGTCGGCACCGCAGCACGCCCGGGAGGACGACGCGCTCAACCTCGGGGCGACCGTCGTGCCGATCCTGCTGAAGACCTACGCCAAGCCGGCCGCGGCGGTGCTCGCCGTGCTGGCCCTGATCGGGTGGCTGGTCCGCCGGCGCTGA
- a CDS encoding XdhC family protein → MRDVLSELLAWWEAGETVGVGTVVATFQSAPRPAGASMLVGPDESAVGSVSGGCVEGAVYELAQSVVEDGTPVLERYGVSDDDAFAVGLTCGGILDVYVEKVSRETFPELGEIAADIEAGRPVALATVIEHPDPAWLGRRLVVRPDAEVALSGSLGSARADDAIHDDALGLLASGHNATLTYGPDGERRGEGMRVFVWAFAPKPRLLVFGAIDFAAAVARVGSFLGYHVTVCDARPVFATTSRFPEADEVVVDWPHRFLAAERDAGRIDPRTVITVLTHDPKFDVPLLEVALRLPEAAYVGAMGSRRTHDDRLARLREAGLEEKEIARLSSPIGLDLGARTPEETAISIAAEIIAGRWGGTGERLVTTDGRIHRDLAPGES, encoded by the coding sequence GTGCGTGACGTCCTGTCCGAGCTGCTGGCCTGGTGGGAGGCCGGCGAGACCGTCGGCGTCGGCACCGTCGTGGCCACCTTCCAGTCCGCTCCGCGCCCGGCCGGCGCCTCGATGCTGGTCGGCCCCGACGAGTCCGCGGTCGGGTCGGTCTCGGGCGGCTGCGTCGAGGGCGCGGTCTACGAGCTCGCGCAGTCCGTGGTCGAGGACGGCACCCCCGTCCTCGAGCGGTACGGCGTCTCCGACGACGACGCCTTCGCCGTCGGGCTGACCTGCGGCGGCATCCTCGACGTGTACGTCGAGAAGGTCAGCCGCGAGACCTTCCCCGAGCTCGGCGAGATCGCCGCCGACATCGAGGCCGGCCGGCCGGTCGCCCTCGCGACCGTCATCGAGCACCCCGACCCCGCCTGGCTCGGGCGGCGGCTCGTCGTACGCCCCGACGCCGAGGTGGCGCTGTCCGGGTCGCTCGGCAGCGCCCGCGCCGACGACGCCATCCACGACGACGCCCTCGGGCTGCTGGCCAGCGGGCACAACGCGACGCTGACCTACGGGCCCGACGGCGAGCGCCGGGGCGAGGGGATGCGGGTCTTCGTCTGGGCCTTCGCGCCCAAGCCGCGGCTGCTGGTCTTCGGCGCCATCGACTTCGCCGCGGCGGTGGCCCGGGTGGGCAGCTTCCTCGGCTACCACGTGACCGTGTGCGACGCCCGGCCCGTCTTCGCGACGACCAGCCGCTTCCCGGAGGCCGACGAGGTCGTCGTCGACTGGCCGCACCGCTTCCTCGCGGCGGAGCGCGACGCCGGCCGGATCGACCCGCGGACGGTGATCACGGTGCTGACGCACGACCCGAAGTTCGACGTCCCGCTGCTCGAGGTGGCGCTGCGGCTGCCGGAGGCGGCGTACGTCGGCGCGATGGGCTCGCGGCGCACCCACGACGACCGGTTGGCGCGGCTGCGCGAGGCCGGCCTGGAGGAGAAGGAGATCGCGCGGCTGTCGTCGCCGATCGGCCTCGACCTGGGGGCCCGCACGCCCGAGGAGACCGCGATCAGCATCGCCGCGGAGATCATCGCGGGCCGCTGGGGCGGCACCGGCGAGCGGCTGGTGACCACCGACGGGCGGATCCACCGCGACCTGGCACCGGGCGAGAGCTGA
- a CDS encoding MFS transporter — protein MTTLTEPRPSLSSFWHDLPRDGKLLLSVVVFEFLGTGLVLPFHVVYLHEVRGFALSDVGLLLGLPPLVGFLVVGPGGAAIDRLGARRILLASLGLLIAGDVLLAFSSTLLLAGTALVMSGVAFGVSWPASQSFIAAVVPTHLRQRYFGVNFTLLNLGIGIGGLVGGVVVDVDHLATFQAIYLADALSYLPPVFLLLVPLAGVAGRPVHDHDEHPAATYLGVLRRPAVASLMLLGFLASFVGYSQLNVGMPAYARAVGEVSTRALGLAFAANTAVIVVLQLVVLRRIEGLRRTRVIGVMGLIWAASWMLLGGSGLVSGTVGATILVAACASVFALGETLMQPTIPALVNDLAPDHLRGRYNALSSAAFQLAAIIAPPVSGVLIGHHLGSVWIGSLVVGSVLVGVYAVARLEPQLTPEVNGVRVPAPAR, from the coding sequence ATGACGACCCTGACCGAGCCCCGCCCGTCCCTCTCCTCCTTCTGGCACGACCTCCCCCGCGACGGCAAGCTGCTGCTGTCCGTGGTCGTCTTCGAGTTCCTCGGCACCGGCCTGGTGCTGCCCTTCCACGTCGTCTACCTCCACGAGGTCCGCGGCTTCGCGCTCAGCGACGTCGGCCTGCTGCTCGGCCTGCCGCCGCTCGTCGGCTTCCTGGTCGTCGGGCCGGGCGGGGCGGCCATCGACCGGCTGGGGGCGCGGCGGATCCTGCTCGCCTCGCTGGGCCTGCTGATCGCCGGCGACGTGCTGCTGGCGTTCTCCTCGACGCTGCTCCTCGCCGGCACCGCCCTGGTGATGTCCGGCGTCGCCTTCGGCGTCTCGTGGCCGGCCTCGCAGAGCTTCATCGCCGCGGTCGTCCCGACCCACCTGCGCCAGCGCTACTTCGGGGTCAACTTCACCCTGCTCAACCTCGGCATCGGCATCGGCGGCCTGGTCGGTGGCGTCGTCGTCGACGTGGACCACCTGGCGACGTTCCAGGCGATCTACCTCGCGGACGCGCTGAGCTACCTGCCGCCGGTGTTCCTGCTGCTGGTGCCGCTGGCCGGCGTCGCCGGGCGCCCGGTCCACGACCACGACGAGCACCCCGCGGCGACGTACCTCGGCGTCCTGCGCCGCCCCGCGGTCGCCTCCCTGATGCTGCTCGGCTTCCTGGCGTCCTTCGTCGGCTACTCGCAGCTCAACGTCGGCATGCCGGCGTACGCCCGCGCCGTCGGCGAGGTCTCGACCCGCGCGCTGGGCCTGGCCTTCGCGGCCAACACCGCCGTCATCGTGGTGCTCCAGCTGGTCGTCCTGCGCCGGATCGAGGGGCTGCGCCGCACCCGCGTGATCGGGGTGATGGGGCTGATCTGGGCCGCGTCCTGGATGCTGCTGGGCGGCTCCGGGCTGGTGTCGGGCACCGTCGGCGCCACGATCCTGGTGGCGGCCTGCGCCTCGGTGTTCGCGCTCGGCGAGACCCTGATGCAGCCGACCATCCCGGCGCTGGTCAACGACCTGGCGCCCGACCACCTGCGCGGCCGCTACAACGCGCTCAGCTCGGCCGCCTTCCAGCTCGCCGCGATCATCGCGCCGCCGGTCTCGGGCGTGCTGATCGGGCACCACCTGGGCTCGGTCTGGATCGGCTCGCTGGTGGTGGGCTCCGTGCTCGTGGGGGTGTACGCCGTCGCGCGGCTCGAGCCGCAGCTCACCCCGGAGGTCAACGGGGTCCGGGTCCCGGCTCCAGCCCGCTAG
- a CDS encoding FAD binding domain-containing protein: protein MIPTQFDYLAPTSVEEALAALAEHGDDAKILAGGQSLLPVLRMRLNAPEVVIDLNRIESLRGIRDDGDALVVGAMTRHADVASSDLVAEHAALISKAVEHLADAQIRHRGTFGGALAHADPAGDMGAPALALGAEFVIAGSGGTRTVAADDFFVDLFETAIAEGEILTEIRIPKFTGWGAHYEKFVRVAHQWPIVAVAAAVKVEGGTITEARVGLTNMGSTPLRARSVEEALAGQPATDEAVRAAAEKATDGTNPPSDLNGEAAYRSHLATVLTRRAVLAAAGA, encoded by the coding sequence ATGATCCCCACCCAGTTCGACTACCTGGCCCCGACCTCGGTCGAGGAGGCGCTGGCCGCGCTCGCCGAGCACGGGGACGACGCCAAGATCCTGGCCGGCGGGCAGAGCCTGCTGCCGGTCCTGCGGATGCGGCTCAACGCCCCCGAGGTCGTCATCGACCTCAACCGGATCGAGTCCCTGCGCGGCATCCGTGACGACGGCGACGCACTCGTCGTCGGGGCGATGACCCGGCACGCCGACGTCGCCTCCAGCGACCTGGTCGCCGAGCACGCCGCGCTGATCTCGAAGGCCGTGGAGCACCTCGCCGACGCCCAGATCCGGCACCGCGGGACCTTCGGCGGGGCCCTGGCCCACGCCGACCCCGCGGGCGACATGGGCGCCCCGGCGCTCGCGCTGGGCGCCGAGTTCGTGATCGCCGGCAGCGGCGGCACCCGCACCGTGGCGGCCGACGACTTCTTCGTCGACCTCTTCGAGACGGCCATCGCCGAGGGCGAGATCCTCACCGAGATCCGGATCCCGAAGTTCACCGGCTGGGGCGCGCACTACGAGAAGTTCGTGCGGGTGGCCCACCAGTGGCCGATCGTCGCGGTCGCCGCGGCGGTCAAGGTCGAGGGCGGCACCATCACCGAGGCGCGCGTCGGGCTCACGAACATGGGCTCCACGCCGCTCCGGGCCCGCAGCGTCGAGGAGGCGCTGGCCGGCCAGCCCGCGACCGACGAGGCCGTCCGCGCCGCCGCGGAGAAGGCCACCGACGGCACCAACCCGCCCTCGGACCTGAACGGCGAGGCGGCGTACCGCTCCCACCTCGCCACGGTCCTCACCCGACGGGCCGTGCTCGCGGCCGCAGGAGCCTGA
- a CDS encoding PAS domain-containing sensor histidine kinase: MVSASRGAVPDDLALDLGRQDDADGVARLLEQVGATVLDATVRVVPDPAGEADEAASGAGDLRLDLTWKGRSHGTLVVTRADGAAPLDDEDRALAARIAEHGALALDCAVAHDEHEAAWDELTRFRALAAASTNLVALADDDGVPSFVNPRVAEVGLEIGERGLWGTVAGNVAPEDVEEMRRILLDEGRWSGDIALVGSDPPTIVHGTVFVLRHPTTGASLGTGWVAEDVTALRRAEQMLRSANANLERYQALVEASSDFIAIAALDGSVIYVNPAGREQIGMPADVDVTRTTIVDYLTPEGIEASLQIEQPAVQAEGHWEGESTLRRFDGGPAIPVAIASFLMLHPETGAPFALATVQRDISDRMAQEDALRRLADQRQELLNRLVRAQSEERAEIANDVHDDPVQALAAVDLRLGLLARKLGDQAPQLLPDLVPVQESVTGATRRLRALVFNLQPPDFDDGLGVALDNAARDLFETSGTTWRVDADDEPVAPDSIRAVAYRVAREAMVNARKHAAARSLVVTVRGRDGGLEVSVADDGVGLPDGAVTSSPGHHGLGSMRDRAEIAGGHWDMRGRPGGGVEVVCWLPLAAPSGLEPGPGPR; this comes from the coding sequence ATGGTGAGCGCGAGCAGGGGAGCAGTCCCCGACGACCTGGCGCTCGACCTCGGTCGTCAGGACGACGCCGACGGCGTCGCGCGCCTGCTCGAGCAGGTCGGCGCCACGGTGCTCGACGCCACGGTGCGGGTCGTCCCCGACCCTGCCGGGGAGGCGGACGAGGCCGCCTCCGGCGCTGGTGACCTCCGGCTGGACCTCACCTGGAAGGGCCGCTCGCACGGCACCCTGGTCGTGACCCGGGCCGACGGTGCCGCCCCCCTCGACGACGAGGACCGCGCCCTGGCCGCGCGGATCGCCGAGCACGGCGCGCTGGCACTGGACTGCGCCGTCGCGCACGACGAGCACGAGGCCGCGTGGGACGAGCTGACCCGCTTCCGGGCGCTGGCGGCCGCCAGCACCAACCTGGTCGCCCTCGCGGACGACGACGGGGTGCCGAGCTTCGTCAACCCGCGGGTCGCCGAGGTCGGGCTCGAGATCGGCGAGCGAGGCCTGTGGGGCACCGTCGCCGGGAACGTCGCGCCCGAGGACGTCGAGGAGATGCGCCGCATCCTCCTCGACGAGGGTCGCTGGTCCGGGGACATCGCCCTGGTCGGGTCGGACCCGCCCACGATCGTGCACGGGACCGTCTTCGTCCTCCGGCACCCGACCACCGGCGCCAGCCTGGGGACCGGTTGGGTGGCCGAGGACGTCACGGCGCTGCGCCGCGCCGAGCAGATGCTGCGGAGCGCGAACGCGAACCTCGAGCGCTACCAGGCGCTCGTGGAGGCCTCCAGCGACTTCATCGCCATCGCCGCCCTCGACGGCAGCGTCATCTACGTCAACCCGGCCGGACGCGAGCAGATCGGCATGCCGGCCGACGTCGACGTCACGAGGACGACCATCGTCGACTACCTCACGCCCGAGGGCATCGAGGCCTCGCTCCAGATCGAGCAGCCGGCCGTGCAGGCCGAGGGGCACTGGGAGGGCGAGTCGACCCTGCGCCGCTTCGACGGCGGCCCCGCGATCCCGGTGGCGATCGCCAGCTTCCTGATGCTCCACCCCGAGACCGGGGCGCCGTTCGCCCTCGCCACCGTGCAGCGCGACATCTCCGACCGGATGGCCCAGGAGGACGCGCTGCGCCGGCTGGCCGACCAGCGCCAGGAGCTGCTCAACCGGCTGGTCCGGGCGCAGTCCGAGGAGCGCGCCGAGATCGCGAACGACGTGCACGACGACCCGGTGCAGGCGCTGGCCGCGGTGGACCTCCGGCTCGGGCTGCTCGCGCGCAAGCTCGGCGACCAGGCGCCCCAGCTGCTGCCGGACCTGGTGCCGGTGCAGGAGTCGGTGACCGGCGCGACCCGCCGCCTGCGTGCGCTGGTCTTCAACCTGCAGCCACCCGACTTCGACGACGGGCTCGGCGTCGCCCTGGACAACGCCGCCCGCGACCTCTTCGAGACGAGCGGCACGACCTGGCGCGTCGACGCCGACGACGAGCCGGTGGCGCCCGACTCGATCCGCGCCGTGGCCTACCGGGTGGCCCGCGAGGCCATGGTCAACGCCCGCAAGCACGCGGCGGCGCGCTCGCTGGTCGTCACGGTCCGCGGCCGCGACGGGGGGCTCGAGGTATCCGTCGCCGACGACGGCGTCGGGCTGCCGGACGGTGCGGTCACGTCCTCGCCCGGCCACCACGGCCTCGGCAGCATGCGCGACCGCGCCGAGATCGCCGGCGGGCACTGGGACATGCGGGGCCGCCCCGGGGGCGGCGTCGAGGTCGTGTGCTGGCTGCCGCTCGCCGCGCCTAGCGGGCTGGAGCCGGGACCCGGACCCCGTTGA
- a CDS encoding transcriptional regulator: protein MAAGDLQERRHDAVRAWTSFVEHGDRAEPLVRPEILTSWTRSVAAISPDVTEAPLADEGETTALWQGSPLQQAVERVESELRRTCEDGDLVMAVTDAETRILWTYGGRVMRRKAETVNFVAGGRWDDLSVGTNALDLANRLDHPSMVFSAEHYAPIVHNWVCWAAPVHDPVTGAQLGVLDLSTTWDRTHPIGLATARVLARLIETAMPHSAHHPTSVLGETTHDPGLVMTLLGTAETRLDGQRLLLNRRQTEVLALLAMHPEGLSLEQLHALVYGDQAVTFSTLKAEVSHLRSALGGQLSSRPYRLMMPVATDVEHVLGLLRRGHVGAAVDAYGGDLLPGTNSPALGELADYVAVALREALLADPQPDAVVRYSELAPYDSEVIEVCLARLAGQPHPAVPLLKGRLAVARG, encoded by the coding sequence ATGGCTGCCGGTGACCTCCAGGAGCGGCGGCACGACGCCGTCCGCGCGTGGACCTCGTTCGTCGAGCACGGCGACAGGGCCGAGCCGCTGGTGCGCCCGGAGATCCTGACGAGCTGGACCCGCTCGGTGGCGGCGATCTCGCCGGACGTGACCGAGGCGCCGCTCGCCGACGAGGGCGAGACGACCGCGCTGTGGCAGGGCTCGCCGCTGCAGCAGGCGGTGGAGCGGGTCGAGTCCGAGTTGCGCCGCACCTGCGAGGACGGCGACCTCGTGATGGCGGTGACCGACGCCGAGACCCGCATCCTGTGGACGTACGGCGGCCGCGTGATGCGCCGCAAGGCCGAGACCGTCAACTTCGTGGCCGGCGGCCGCTGGGACGACCTGTCGGTCGGCACCAACGCCCTGGACCTCGCCAACCGGCTCGACCACCCCTCGATGGTGTTCAGCGCCGAGCACTACGCCCCGATCGTGCACAACTGGGTCTGCTGGGCCGCGCCGGTCCACGACCCCGTCACCGGCGCCCAGCTCGGGGTCCTCGACCTCTCGACGACCTGGGACCGCACCCACCCGATCGGGCTCGCGACCGCCCGGGTGCTCGCGCGACTGATCGAGACCGCGATGCCGCACTCCGCGCACCACCCGACCTCGGTGCTCGGCGAGACCACCCACGACCCCGGCCTGGTGATGACGCTGCTCGGCACCGCCGAGACCCGGCTCGACGGGCAGCGGCTGCTGCTCAACCGCCGCCAGACCGAGGTGCTCGCCCTGCTCGCGATGCACCCCGAGGGGCTCTCGCTCGAGCAGCTGCACGCGCTGGTCTACGGCGACCAGGCCGTGACGTTCTCGACGCTCAAGGCGGAGGTGTCGCACCTGCGCTCGGCCCTGGGCGGCCAGCTCTCCTCGCGCCCCTACCGGCTGATGATGCCGGTCGCCACCGACGTCGAGCACGTGCTCGGGCTGCTGCGCCGCGGCCACGTCGGCGCGGCCGTCGACGCCTACGGCGGCGACCTGCTGCCCGGCACCAACTCCCCGGCGCTCGGGGAGCTGGCCGACTACGTCGCGGTGGCGCTGCGCGAGGCCCTCCTCGCCGACCCCCAGCCCGACGCCGTCGTGCGGTACAGCGAGCTGGCGCCGTACGACTCCGAGGTGATCGAGGTCTGCCTCGCCCGCCTGGCCGGCCAGCCGCACCCCGCCGTGCCGTTGCTCAAGGGCCGGCTCGCGGTCGCGCGCGGCTGA
- a CDS encoding aminoglycoside 3'-phosphotransferase → MDPWTLVETGCTDTVVRRSPDGTRHAKTAATPTTQRELADERDRLLWLATTPVPAAEVLDWSDDGTTATLTTATVPGVPASDLGRGDAEAATASLVGLLVTLHALPIRDCPFDRRLGTTLPLAAAAVAAGEVDEDDLDEERAGRTAEDLLEELTSAAWRARDEEFLDLAVCHGDACLPNVLVDPDTLQVTGIVDVGRLGVADRHLDLALLSRSMAAPHLNPGYGVVLADRMLAAYPTEVDPWRLDFYRLLDEFF, encoded by the coding sequence ATGGACCCCTGGACGCTCGTGGAGACGGGCTGCACCGACACCGTCGTACGCCGCAGCCCGGACGGGACGCGGCACGCGAAGACGGCCGCGACCCCGACGACACAGCGCGAGCTGGCCGACGAGCGCGACCGGCTGCTCTGGCTGGCGACGACGCCGGTGCCGGCGGCCGAGGTGCTCGACTGGTCCGACGACGGGACCACCGCGACGCTGACGACGGCCACGGTGCCGGGCGTCCCGGCCAGCGACCTGGGCCGGGGTGACGCCGAGGCCGCGACCGCCTCGCTGGTCGGGCTGCTGGTCACGCTGCACGCGCTGCCGATCCGCGACTGCCCCTTCGACCGGCGGCTGGGCACGACCCTGCCCCTGGCGGCCGCCGCGGTGGCCGCGGGCGAGGTGGACGAGGACGACCTCGACGAGGAGCGGGCGGGTCGCACCGCCGAGGACCTGCTCGAGGAGCTGACCTCGGCCGCGTGGCGGGCCCGCGACGAGGAGTTCCTCGACCTGGCCGTCTGCCACGGCGACGCGTGCCTGCCCAACGTGCTCGTCGACCCCGACACCCTCCAGGTCACCGGGATCGTCGACGTCGGCCGCCTCGGCGTCGCCGACCGGCACCTCGACCTGGCCCTGCTGTCGCGCTCGATGGCGGCCCCGCACCTCAACCCGGGGTACGGCGTGGTGCTCGCGGACCGGATGCTGGCGGCGTACCCCACCGAGGTGGACCCGTGGCGGCTCGACTTCTACCGGCTGCTCGACGAGTTCTTCTGA